One Mycobacterium kubicae genomic window carries:
- a CDS encoding SDR family NAD(P)-dependent oxidoreductase, giving the protein MPRPVALITGPTSGIGAGFARRYARDGYDLVLVARDVARMDQLADELRANAGHIEVLQADLAEAAGRDKVIERLGAGVRVLVNNAGFGTSGEFWEADPAQLQSQLDVNVTAVMHLTRAALPPMLAAGAGTVINIASVAGLLPGRGSTYSASKAWVVSFTEGLANGLQGTGVGVHAVCPGYVRTEFHSRAGIDMASVPSLLWLEVDDVVSASLADIARGKVLSVPGVQYKYLVATGRMLPRRLTRAVTKRFGGGSGRT; this is encoded by the coding sequence ATGCCGCGCCCTGTCGCCCTGATCACCGGCCCTACCTCCGGAATCGGCGCGGGATTTGCGCGCCGCTACGCCCGGGACGGCTACGACCTGGTGCTGGTTGCCCGCGACGTCGCCCGGATGGACCAGTTGGCCGACGAGCTGCGGGCGAACGCCGGCCACATCGAGGTGCTGCAGGCTGATCTGGCGGAGGCCGCCGGGCGCGACAAGGTCATCGAGCGGCTGGGCGCCGGGGTGCGAGTGCTGGTCAACAATGCCGGTTTCGGCACGTCGGGGGAATTCTGGGAGGCCGATCCCGCGCAGCTTCAATCCCAGCTCGACGTCAACGTCACCGCGGTCATGCACCTGACCCGCGCCGCGCTGCCGCCCATGCTGGCCGCCGGGGCGGGCACCGTCATCAACATCGCCAGCGTTGCCGGCCTGCTGCCCGGACGAGGTTCCACCTACTCGGCATCCAAGGCGTGGGTGGTGTCGTTCACCGAGGGGCTGGCCAACGGACTGCAGGGCACCGGCGTCGGCGTGCACGCGGTGTGCCCCGGCTATGTGCGCACCGAATTCCACAGTCGGGCCGGGATCGACATGGCCTCGGTGCCGTCGTTGCTGTGGCTCGAGGTCGACGACGTGGTCAGTGCAAGCCTGGCCGACATCGCCCGCGGCAAGGTGCTCAGTGTCCCCGGTGTCCAGTACAAGTACCTGGTCGCCACCGGCCGGATGCTGCCGCGACGGCTGACCCGGGCCGTCACCAAACGCTTTGGCGGCGGCAGTGGCCGAACCTAA
- the pyrE gene encoding orotate phosphoribosyltransferase: protein MAEPKRELAELVRRLSVVHGRVTLSSGKEADYYVDLRRATLHHQASALIGRLMRELTDDWDYAVVGGLTLGADPVATAIMHAPGRPIDAFVVRKSAKSHGMQRLIEGSEVSGQRVLVVEDTSTTGNSALTAVRAVTAAGGEVVGVATVVDRATGAAEAIEAEGLPYRSVLGLADLGLS from the coding sequence GTGGCCGAACCTAAGCGCGAGTTGGCCGAACTGGTGCGCCGGCTGTCGGTGGTGCATGGCCGGGTGACGCTGTCGTCGGGCAAGGAGGCCGACTACTACGTCGACCTGCGCCGCGCCACCTTGCACCACCAGGCGTCGGCGCTGATCGGCCGGCTGATGCGCGAGCTCACCGACGACTGGGATTACGCGGTGGTCGGTGGATTGACCTTGGGCGCAGACCCGGTCGCCACCGCGATCATGCACGCCCCGGGCCGCCCGATCGACGCGTTCGTGGTACGCAAATCGGCGAAAAGCCATGGCATGCAACGACTTATCGAAGGCTCAGAGGTGTCGGGCCAGCGGGTCCTGGTAGTCGAGGACACCAGCACGACGGGCAATTCGGCGTTGACGGCGGTGCGCGCGGTCACCGCAGCGGGGGGCGAGGTGGTCGGTGTCGCGACCGTCGTGGACCGCGCCACCGGCGCGGCCGAAGCGATCGAAGCCGAGGGGCTGCCGTATCGCAGTGTGCTCGGCCTCGCCGATCTGGGGCTGTCTTAG